GAAACATCACGGCCGCCGGACCCTGCTTTACGAACGGCGCAAAGATCGATGACAACATCGCTTAACTCCGAGACGATGCCCCGAAGAAAAGTCTCGCAACCCCTCGTGAAAAAGCAACCCCGCTAGCTTCACAACCCTGGGGCTTACCCCCCCGTCAGACTCATTGCCTTCCGGTGCCGTATGCCTAATCGGATTCTTCGACGGTCTGCGCTTCGTTGGTTTGCGGCGTTCTTGATCCTCGCTCAGGGGGTGGTTCCCGCTCGGCTCTTGGCCGACCCGTCGGGGGGCGTCGTGGCGGCCGGTAGCGCGGCGATTCACGTCGCGCCCAACCACGTCGAAGTGACGCAGCAAAGCGATCGCGCGGTCATCAACTGGAACAGCTTCTCCGTCGGCGCCGGGCAAGCGGTGAACTTCCACTTGCCGGGGGCCAACTCGCGCGGGGAGCCGCGCTTGTAATCGACGGGCACAACCACGCCGTCGTCGGCTTCGATCAGATCCATCTTCGCGATCAGCCCATGGCGCTCGCTCGACAGCGTCACGCTTCGGGCATGGATCGCATCTTCGGGCGAAAGCTCTTCGGCCGGCGCGAGCTCACCCTTGCCGCTATCGACCTTCGTATGCCGGAGCGCACCTTCGACCGTTTCGCGATTGTGTTTGAAGACCCCTTCGACATGTTCGTAGAAGTAAAGCCGCGGACAATAGACGAACTCGTTGAGCATGCGGGCCGGAAGGTAGTCCCGAGCGTCCTCGTCGGGCATCGAGATCGGCAAAGCGGTCGACATGGGGATACCCATGGAATGTCGATCCCCTCGGAAGAGTGTGATGCCAGAACATAACGGTTGCCGGGCCGAACGCAAGTTTTGCGGCAGCAATCGCTGGGAAAGCGGCTCATCTCCGCCGCCGTATCGAGTGCGGAAGTAACCTAGCGGCAGGCTTGGACAGATCGAGTCACACGTGCCATTTGTTCAGTGATGTAAACACACGTGGCTATTCGCCTTTAATGCATGGCGAGGTGCGCAAGCTCCACGAGGAACGCATCAAGCGACCCGTGATTCTCGACGACGTCAAACCAACAACGAAAATGCGATACGAAGACGTTGCTGAACGAGCTGACCACGTTCAAGCGATGATCGATGGTTCGTCGAGGTCGAGCACTTGAGAGACTGTGAGCCGATCAAGCTCAAGCTTTGCCGTCATGAAGGCCAACGAGCTTATTGCTAGCGCCCGGCGGAAGTGGCCGCCATGGCTGAACTCAGCCGCGTGCGAGATGAACGGTCGGTCGGAGAGTGTCGTCATGAAATGGGTCGGCCACGCGGATAGCGCTAGGGTCCGCCAATATTTTCACCTACACGACGAGAAGTTCCACCGCCTTATGCAAGGCTTGGATCTTCTCGGCAAGTCCGTCGGATGTTCCGACGGAACAGTATTCAAAGGCGAGAGAAGAAGCAGGCCCACCGCCGAATCAGCTAGGTTCGCAATCGACACGATGGCCTGATTGCCCCACTGATTGACTCAGTTGCGTCCGCGCCTAGACTCGATCGATTGAAATGCCCAAATGTGCAGCATTTCAAACGATCGAGGTAAAATCTAATAGCGGGGACGGGACTCGAACCCGTGACAGCCGGATTATGAATCCGGTACTCTAACCAACTGAGCTACCCCGCCCGAAAGCAAACCACCAGTTTAACGCCGCGACGGGTCGGGTCAAGACGCTCGGCATCGCCGGCAAGCGATCTCAAATCGCGATCTGAGCAAGCATTCGCGGGCTTCGACGTCGCAATCGGCCTGCATCCTTGCGACACCGATCATCGCGGACTGGTTCACGCCACCAAATATCGGTTGTGCGCAAGAACTCCGTGGGTCGCTGCGCTCCTTGACGAAGTCGACGCGAGGCATTTACGATTGACGGATTATTCACGCTTAACCGCCTCCATCTAGATCGCTCGCTCCGCGCACCGAAGATCGCTATCGAATCGTTATGGAAAAGACCAAGATCGGCATCGTCGGACTCGGAACCGTCGGCTCGGGCGTCGCCAAGTTGCTGCTCGACCACGGCGACCGCACCGCGCGACATGCCGGCCGAACGCTCTGGGTCGAAGAAGTCGTCGTGCGCGACCTGAAGAAGCCGCGCGATTGCGAACTTCCGAGCGGCATCGTTTCCGACGACTTGTCCCGCATTACCGGCAATCCGGAAATCAAAGCTGTCGCACACTTGGTCGGCGGTTTGGAGCCGGCCCGCTCGATCATGCTCAAGCTCTTGGAAAGCGGCAAAGACGTCGTCACCGCGAACAAAGCGCTGCTCGCCGAACATGGCCCGGAGTTGTTCGACAGAGCCCGCGAACTGGGGCGCTCGATCGCGTTCGAGGCTTCGGTGGCCGGCGGCATTCCGATCATTTGCAACATCAGCCAATGCCTTTCGGCCAACCAGCTCGAATCGCTTACAGGCATTCTGAACGGCACGTGTAACTACATCCTCACGCAAATGAGCGAGCAGGGGGCCGACTATGCGACGGCCTTGGCGGAAGCTCAGCGGCTAGGCTTCGCCGAAGCCGACCCGACGCTCGACGTCGACGGTAGCGACACGGCTCAGAAACTCGCGATCCTCGCGCATCTGGCGTTCGGTAGCCGCGTCCGCTGGAGCGATATACCGCGCACCGGCATCGACAAGCTCGAAGCGGAAGACATCGAATACGCTAG
Above is a window of Planctomycetia bacterium DNA encoding:
- a CDS encoding Dna2/Cas4 domain-containing protein, whose product is MSTALPISMPDEDARDYLPARMLNEFVYCPRLYFYEHVEGVFKHNRETVEGALRHTKVDSGKGELAPAEELSPEDAIHARSVTLSSERHGLIAKMDLIEADDGVVVPVDYKRGSPRELAPGKWKFTACPAPTEKLFQLMTARSLCCVTSTWLGAT
- a CDS encoding homoserine dehydrogenase — its product is MEKTKIGIVGLGTVGSGVAKLLLDHGDRTARHAGRTLWVEEVVVRDLKKPRDCELPSGIVSDDLSRITGNPEIKAVAHLVGGLEPARSIMLKLLESGKDVVTANKALLAEHGPELFDRARELGRSIAFEASVAGGIPIICNISQCLSANQLESLTGILNGTCNYILTQMSEQGADYATALAEAQRLGFAEADPTLDVDGSDTAQKLAILAHLAFGSRVRWSDIPRTGIDKLEAEDIEYASELGYRIKLLAVAKLVGDGLQMHVAPTLVKSGTPLAEVRGAFNAVSVVGDAVGPLFFHGLGAGQMPTASAVVADLIDTVVGRTAITFRTLELWSKREARVASCDFSDATGRYYMRFHVADRPGVMAEITGVLGRLGISIASVIQHEHKGGDAGVVPLVIITHETTEGATQKAMAEMDRLKCIRPGSVRMGIRG